AGGCACAGAGATTTTCGGGACAGAAGAGATCGAAACccagaaaataaaattgtattGAGAAAATATACCAAATTCAAGTACAGAAAGTACAGACATTAaaaggtaaaacaaaaaaaaaaaagaaaaaaggatcaACCAATCAGAATCTTGCTTGGTATGATTTACTACTAGTTAACTTTTGAAATTAACCAACTGGTATCAGTTGGCTAGaattcttgcatctcactagaaGGTCAAGAGTTTGAGCCTTTCTATCTGCGCATGAGTGTTCTTTTcttagagggttttttttttctttcttttgttgccACCGTATAATGTGCTTATTTCTCTatgatgggcttatttcttgtatttaCTTACGTGTGAGTGTTCTTCTCTTAGAGGATTttttatttgggaaaatgattagcccaggacgtgttttgataattaatatccgccaaggacaagctaagaacatttgttaatgctgaaaatgtccttaacgagtattaattatcaaaacacgtcattggtcgtcattttccttttttctttctttcttttgtttccacCTGGGCTTATTTATTgtatttagggaaaatgacggctcatgacgtgttttgataattgatATCCACTAAAGatatgctgagaatatttgttaatgctgaaaatgtccttggtaggtattaattatcaaaacacgttattggttgtcattttcccttgtATTTACTTGCGCGTGGGTGTTCTTCTCTTAGATggttctttctttatttcttttgtttccacCCTATAATGAGCTTATTTTCCTATAATGAActtatttcttatattagttGAGTTGTCAggcttggttatctcgtggactcttctatcgattgacaaaaaaaaaaaaaacttttgaaattgTATTTGTACATGAATTATTAGCCTTAAGactttaataaaatagaaattcaaacagaaatgatattggtaccgaccccgtcggtaccgaaatcgtagggacggccgcgccgggccgtctccggccaccggacggccgatccgagcagtcaaaaaattctaaaaaaaaaaaaacgagggagcctaagcgggaatcaacggcatccaaggtgtgtaaggtgcttgatcatTGCAcccttttttcatgtatatatgtatattcgcgggaatatacatatatacacgaaaaaatggtgctcggatcaagcaccttacacatctcggatgccgttgattcccgcttaggctccctcgtttttttttttttagaatttttggacagctcggatcggctgttCGGTGGCTGAAGACGGCCTGACGCGGCcatccctacgatttcggtaccgacggGTAGCATCactcaaattcaaattcaaataagttttggaaaaataaaatctcGTAACTGGGAAAGTCACCATCGATACTGGACACCATAGTCAAGTTTCATAAGTAAATATACTCAGTATTCTAGTGATGTCTCTACGTGCaagaaaaatgtttttgacATCTAGTACTAAGCTCTGATTGGTTCAATACCTTATCATTTAGTAGTAAGATATGGAAAtcaggagaaattttttagtgccgagcgggtatcacgtggtgcccgaTCAGTGCATTCAggccgtccatttcggttttggaaagagaaagataaTAGAGAGCGTGGGgggggtgagagaagagagaatttGGGCCGTCTAATATacttttggacgactcggatgtGCCCACTCGGGCACCACGTCAGTTGGGTaatgtggtacccacccggcactaaaaaatttctcggAAAGAAGATATCTATATACATATCCATTTGACTCTGGCAACaattgtttctacaaacttagTAGTAGTACTCATTCACACCATATATCCAgatattgtttgtttgtttttttttttataactcgggTGTCTGGTTTCAGCTTATGCACACTTCAACTAATTCTGATGGCTCAATCTCATCGTCTGCTTGCGGGGGAGCCCGGCCGGCCAATTAAAATCGGAGTAAAGCTCTTAGCTCTATATGAACTGGCCTCAAAGAAGTTCACAGCGTCTGAGAAGTTTCAAATCTGAGACTGTAAAAGATAGCAAATTTTTAAGTCTCGTGTCTTAACCATCAGACCAGTGCCTTCAAACCGCTTGTACGCAATCTCTTACAATGAGTATGCACGAAGAATTATGTTAAACAATCCCTAAGAATCAACTCTTGGAATATGGATAGAGTTCAAACTCCAAACCTCAACCATCCAAGTTCTGTTCCCTTAAGGTATGAAAATTTTTAACActactttatttttcttgttgcttttcaaaataatataCACGGCAGAAAGTCTATTTTCATAGAGTATTATGCATAGATTCAGACGTAAATGTGTCCGAACCTTGCGATACACGCATCAAATTCCTTAATTTTGCGTGTCCAAATGCATCAGGCGACTACGAACATACTTGCTTACCGATCTATACATATAAATCGAATATGTGTTTGCAACATTCTTCTACTGACAATCATATTAGAGATTCTGGTAATATTGAAGTCTTTTATTTGCTATTAGGAAACTCTGAATAATCTCATGTAATCTCAATGGAACAAGAGCTAGCTCAAGCTGGTCTTAaaacaccatcaccaccaccgccagtccaccaccaccaccagacACAGAGGTAGGAGTATATCTATGCCAGCAAAATTAAAACTATTATCCTTTATTATATATGATGCTAACTAACTACTAGAATTCTGGCAAGTGATCGATTtaagagaaagaaacaaacaaaagaaaaacacacaaaattcaTGGGTTGTGGTGCCTCTGGGTATATATATAATCAAGATGAGCCGCCAGAGTCCTCCTCATCAAGCACTCATCCCTCTCCACTCCTTCGCAGTTTTCTTCATGATCAATCTCATTACTCTCAGTTGCAGCATCCTATAACacatatccaaaaaaaaaaaagaagattaatcaagaaaatagaaggaaaaaaattaaagtttaaaAGTTCTTGATATGAGACTGAACCTGATTCTGGGTTTTAACCAAGTCAGGCGCCGGACGAGCGTAGGTTAGCGCGGTGGAAAGGAGGAGGGCTACCATGAAGAGGGCGGCGAatttggacattttttttggacaatTCTCTCTGTGTCTCTTTCTTTACCCAGAGAGGTTCTCTCTCTTGGTTCAGTGGTGTTGGCAATGAGAGACGCAAAATGAAGAAAAGGTGGGCGCATTTATTTATAGGGACTGGTAGGTATAATAGTTAATAGAAGGATAATAATATgttaacatgtttttttttttttaatgcatgaTGTTCCGGCCAGTTTTCTCGTATTTTGGTCTAATCCGTACAGTCCCTCTCATAGTCATTTCATACGTTTAACTCATGGGGTGAGGTGGTCTCAAGAGTTGCTAGTAAGAAGAATCGAAGCTGAGAAGTTACGAGTTAGGCAAATCCCTAAGTCCCAGACCAAGACCGCTCGCCACCTCATGGGGCTCTGTCTTTTAGGTTTTATCATTATATTTCCCGTTTGGTTTATGTTGTTATTCATGTTTCGTAGTTAATCTATGTTTTCTTGttatacatgttttttttttttttttttataaattgttTAGATTTATTAGTCATCAAGTTTTGTAACTTATACAAAGACATGATAGGACAAATAGTGGCGAGCCAGGATTTATATTTTGTGGTGACGCACGTTAATGAGACTCCACTTGTATTGTTAAATATTTTGTCGTAAAAATATGAAAGGAACGGTTAAGTGTGTAAATTGAAAACAATATTgatctttgttttttgtcataactaatagtaaattttattttattttttgctaagCCATAACGAATAAAGGTCGACTTGATTCAATTCTCCTGTTCCTTAGCAAAAAAAAGGGCATTCAATTCTCATGTGATCTTTAAATGAAAGCCATTGAAATATTTTCCTTCTGATCAAAACCATTCACCTTTTAACTCGctattttttcaacaattgtCTGAAAAATTGAATACCAAAAAGTGCCTAATTCATAAGTATAAAATATCACTATTTACGAAACCGGGGGTGGCCCGTACCACTCCCCCCCTCTGCCTAGCTCTGTTCATAAGGACAATGTTTCATATTATGTAGAAAGCTAGGTTAACGTTCTTGGCAAATCACTTttctaatatggtatcaaagcttttaACGTGGTATAATATGTTTCAACATTTTGAGTGAAAGTTAGGTTTTTGGCAACTTACTTTTGCAATAGGGGCAATGGAAATTCGTATGGTGAATGTCTGGGGTTAGGTAGAGAGAAATCACTTATGTTAAATGCAGAATTAAAAGGTTAGGCTAGCTTTGCCTGACTtgacttctttttcttttttttgacttctttttttcctcttaaaTTTGCATTCAATTTACATCAATTTGTTTGGataattatttcctttatcGGGAGGAATCTTAAAATTACACAATGAAGATCAAATGCTTAAAAAATTAGCAAATACTAATATAAAACAACTCAAATGGACAGAgagttttcaaactattttggttctttctgattttttttttccaagtttgatTTGTCTATTTTGCCTTTTTTTGCTACAACTATTTCTTGGTTTTGCTaagaaaattttcgtcaccatatattagtttttcgtcacaaCATTGTAATGGtgatgaaatatttttgttgccCTTTTGTCTCAACAAGCCCGAAGCAATAAGTTTCTTGTG
The sequence above is drawn from the Rhododendron vialii isolate Sample 1 chromosome 6a, ASM3025357v1 genome and encodes:
- the LOC131330147 gene encoding phytosulfokines-like: MSKFAALFMVALLLSTALTYARPAPDLVKTQNQDAATESNEIDHEENCEGVERDECLMRRTLAAHLDYIYTQRHHNP